A single region of the Triticum dicoccoides isolate Atlit2015 ecotype Zavitan chromosome 2B, WEW_v2.0, whole genome shotgun sequence genome encodes:
- the LOC119366286 gene encoding oryzain beta chain-like: protein MARAAAAGLALLLLAVAAVASAADMSIIAYNAEHGARGLERTEAEARAVYDLWLAEHGGGSYPNANSIPERERRFRAFWDNLRFVDAHNARAAAGEEGFRLAMNRFADLTNDEFRAAYLGVKGAAERNRAGRVVGERYRHDGSEKLPEAVDWRDKGAVAPVKNQGQCGSCWAFSAISTVESINQIVTGEMVTLSEQELVECDTNGQSSGCNGGLMDDAFEFIIKNGGIDTEDDYPYKAIDGRCDVLRKNAKVVSIDGFEDVPENDEKSLQKAVAHQPVSVAIEAGGREFQLYHSXXXXGRCGTQLDHGVVAVGYGTENGKDYWIVRNSWGPNWGEAGYLRMERNINVTSGKCGIAMMSSYPTKKGANPPKPAPTPPSPPTPPPPVAPDHVCDENFSCPAGSTCCCSFGFRNLCLVWGCCPAEGATCCKDHSSCCPPDYPVCNVRAGTCSATKNSPLSVKALKRTLAMRNTA from the exons atggCACGCGCCGCCGCGGCGGGGCTGGCCCTGCTCCTGCTCGCCGTCGCGGCCGTCGCCTCGGCCGCCGACATGTCGATCATCGCCTACAACGCGGAGCacggggcgcgcgggctggagcgcaCGGAGGCGGAGGCCCGGGCCGTCTACGACCTGTGGCTGGCGGAGCACGGCGGCGGGTCCTACCCCAACGCCAACTCCATCCCGGAGCGCGAGCGCCGGTTCCGGGCCTTCTGGGACAACCTCCGCTTCGTCGACGCCCACAACGCGCGCGCCGCGGCCGGCGAGGAGGGCTTCCGCCTCGCCATGAACCGCTTCGCCGATCTCACCAACGACGAGTTCCGCGCCGCCTACCTCGGGGTCAAGGGCGCCGCCGAGAGGAACAGGGCCGGCCGCGTCGTCGGCGAGAGGTACCGCCACGATGGGTCGGAGAAGCTGCCCGAGGCCGTGGATTGGAGGGACAAGGGCGCCGTCGCCCCCGTCAAGAACCAGGGCCAATGCG GGAGTTGCTGGGCTTTTTCTGCGATCAGCACAGTAGAGAGCATCAACCAAATTGTCACCGGTGAGATGGTGACATTATCGGAGCAAGAGCTTGTGGAGTGTGACACCAACGGGCAGAGCAGTGGCTGCAATGGGGGTCTTATGGATGACGCCTTTGAGTTCATCATAAAGAACGGTGGCATTGATACTGAAGATGACTACCCTTACAAGGCTATTGATGGCAGATGTGATGTTCTCAGG AAAAATGCCAAGGTGGTTAGCATTGATGGCTTCGAAGATGTCCCTGAAAATGACGAGAAATCGCTGCAGAAGGCTGTTGCTCACCAGCCCGTGAGTGTTGCCATTGAAGCTGGAGGCCGGGAGTTCCAGCTCTACCACTC NNNNNNNNNNNNTGGAAGGTGTGGCACGCAACTCGACCACGGTGTGGTTGCTGTTGGCTACGGCACCGAAAACGGCAAGGACTACTGGATCGTCCGCAACTCATGGGGTCCAAACTGGGGAGAGGCTGGGTACCTCCGCATGGAGCGCAACATCAACGTGACCAGTGGGAAGTGCGGGATAGCCATGATGTCATCGTACCCCACCAAGAAGGGCGCCAACCCGCCCAAGCCAGCCCCGACACCTCCCTCACCGCCGACGCCGCCTCCCCCAGTCGCCCCTGACCACGTCTGCGACGAGAACTTCTCATGCCCTGCAGGCAGCACGTGCTGCTGCTCGTTCGGCTTCAGGAACCTTTGCCTGGTGTGGGGCTGCTGCCCGGCTGAAGGCGCCACCTGCTGCAAGGATCACTCCAGCTGCTGCCCACCGGACTACCCCGTCTGCAACGTCAGGGCTGGGACCTGCTCAGCG ACCAAGAACAGCCCGCTGAGCGTGAAGGCCCTGAAGCGCACCCTGGCCATGCGAAACACCGCATGA